The proteins below are encoded in one region of Lactuca sativa cultivar Salinas chromosome 3, Lsat_Salinas_v11, whole genome shotgun sequence:
- the LOC111893766 gene encoding protein KINESIN LIGHT CHAIN-RELATED 1, with amino-acid sequence MPGLVSVKTPPRITIPEDSPSQNHQIRPTPERADSINTKTTSPAQRRPPSPSPSSSRAKPSPDRGSGKKKSPEKHSLLDESSLDNPDLGPFLLKLARDTIASGDGPSKALDYALRASKSFERCAVEGEPSLDLAMCLHVVAAIYCSLGRFEEAIPVLDRAIKVPEVSRGADHALAAFSGYMQLGDTHSMLGQLDRSIECYKEGLKIQMEALGDTDPRVAETCRYLAEAHVQAMQFEEADTLCKRTLEIHRVHSPPASLEEAADRRLMALICEAKGDYEAALEHLVLASMAMIANGQDNEVAAIDLSIGNIYLSLSRFDEAVFSYQKALTVFKASKGDNHPSVASVFVRLADLYYKTGKLRESRSYCENALRIYAKPVPGTTPEDIASGMTEISAIYESFNEPEEALRLLQKSMKLLEDKPGQQSTIAGVEARMGVMFYMVGRYEEARGAFESAVVKLRASGERKSAFFGVVLNQMGLACVQLFKIDEAAELFEEAREILEQESGPCHQDTLGVYSNLAATYDALGRVEDAIEILEYVLKLREEKLGTANPDFDDEKKRLAELLKEAGRSRNKKAKSLENLIDPNSKRTKKETTSKKWSAFGFRS; translated from the exons ATGCCTGGTTTAGTTTCAGTGAAAACGCCGCCACGAATCACCATACCTGAAGACAGCCCCAGCCAGAATCACCAGATCCGCCCGACCCCCGAACGTGCTGACTCGATTAACACCAAAACAACCTCACCGGCGCAACGAAGGCCTCCGTCTCCGTCTCCTTCGTCCTCACGCGCGAAGCCGTCGCCAGATCGGGGATCTGGAAAGAAGAAATCGCCAGAGAAACATTCTTTACTTGATGAGTCGTCGCTGGACAACCCCGATCTAGGCCCCTTCCTGCTGAAGCTCGCGCGTGACACGATCGCGTCTGGAGATGGCCCGAGCAAGGCTCTGGATTATGCGCTCCGAGCATCCAAGTCGTTTGAGCGCTGCGCTGTCGAGGGTGAACCGAGCCTTGATCTGGCTATGTGTTTACACGTTGTTGCAGCTATTTACTGCAGTTTGGGGAGGTTCGAGGAGGCGATCCCGGTGTTGGACAGGGCAATTAAGGTCCCTGAAGTTTCAAGAGGTGCAGATCACGCTCTAGCTGCATTTTCGGGGTATATGCAGTTGGGTGATACTCATTCGATGCTAGGGCAGCTTGATCGCTCCATCGAGTGTTACAAAGAAGGATTAAAAATTCAAATGGAGGCCTTAGGCGACACAGATCCAAGAGTTGCTGAGACTTGCAG ATACTTAGCAGAGGCCCATGTTCAAGCAATGCAATTTGAGGAAGCAGATACCTTATGCAAAAGAACCCTAGAAATCCACAGGGTACACAGCCCACCTGCATCTCTAGAAGAAGCAGCTGACAGACGTCTAATGGCACTGATATGCGAAGCAAAAGGAGACTACGAAGCAGCTTTAGAACACCTTGTCCTCGCCAGCATGGCAATGATAGCCAACGGACAAGACAACGAAGTTGCAGCAATCGATCTGAGCATAGGCAACATCTACTTATCCCTCTCCCGTTTTGATGAAGCCGTGTTCTCATACCAAAAAGCACTCACAGTCTTCAAAGCTTCAAAAGGCGACAACCACCCATCAGTGGCCTCTGTTTTCGTCCGCCTTGCTGACCTGTACTACAAAACCGGAAAGCTAAGAGAATCAAGATCATATTGTGAAAACGCCCTCAGAATATACGCAAAACCCGTCCCTGGAACAACCCCAGAAGACATTGCTAGTGGAATGACTGAAATCTCAGCGATATATGAATCTTTCAATGAACCCGAAGAGGCTTTAAGGCTGTTGCAGAAATCAATGAAGCTTTTGGAGGATAAGCCAGGTCAGCAGAGTACGATTGCAGGAGTGGAAGCGCGTATGGGGGTTATGTTTTATATGGTGGGAAGATATGAAGAGGCGAGAGGTGCTTTTGAAAGCGCTGTTGTGAAACTTAGGGCTAGTGGTGAACGAAAGTCTGCTTTTTTTGGAGTTGTTTTGAATCAGATGGGTTTGGCTTGTGTTCAGTTGTTTAAGATCGATGAAGCTGCTGAGTTGTTTGAAGAAGCGAGAGAGATTTTGGAACAGGAATCTGGTCCTTGTCATCAAGATACACTTGGAGTCTACAGCAATCTTGCAGCAACTTATGATGCTTTGGGGAG AGTGGAAGATGCGATTGAGATATTGGAGTATGTTCTTAAACTACGAGAAGAAAAGTTGGGAACAGCGAATCCTGATTTCGACGATGAAAAGAAGAGGCTGGCAGAGCTTCTGAAAGAAGCAGGTAGGTCCCGCAACAAGAAAGCAAAATCACTGGAAAACCTGATTGATCCAAACTCCAAGAGAACAAAGAAAGAGACAACTTCCAAGAAATGGTCTGCTTTTGGTTTTAGAAGTTGA